From a region of the Pseudocalidococcus azoricus BACA0444 genome:
- a CDS encoding FAD-dependent oxidoreductase, which translates to MVQASSTLGRHAVVVGGSMAGLLTTRILSGYFEQVTILERDRFPTEAPAPRKGLPQCTQLHILLTRGRQIMEDLFPGLESDLIDAGAAVLDMGADVEWMNPFGWTARFPSGFKALSFSRYILDWLIHRRLSEFSNIQILEASYVTGLLTNSDKTAVTGAIVRRREGEHSEQVQQEELSADLVIDASGYSSQAPKWLKAIGYDAPEETVITTSMGYASRLYEIPADFQEDWKGVYIQADPPKRTSMGVLYPIENNRWIVGVCGTAPNRPSTNEAEFLEALRNLPSPHIYNAVKDAKPATAIGIYHPPGNRLRHYERLSRQPQGFIALGDSVCSFTPIYGQGMTVAALGAVLLQQCLQETALTELPSRFQKELARVNVTPWIAATSQDAKYPSVKGLTQPPSLPEKAIGWYMDRLIQLTTKEPQVTLVLFNVFHMVQSSGALLQPSILFRVIQQLLTRSLSRKSSKIQVSTSSITSR; encoded by the coding sequence ATGGTGCAAGCTTCTTCGACTCTGGGTCGTCATGCCGTTGTGGTTGGTGGCAGCATGGCAGGATTGCTAACTACGCGAATTCTTTCAGGCTATTTTGAGCAGGTCACGATTTTGGAGCGCGATCGCTTTCCGACCGAAGCACCTGCACCTCGCAAAGGCTTACCTCAATGTACACAGCTTCACATCTTGCTGACTCGTGGTCGTCAGATCATGGAAGACCTTTTTCCTGGGCTAGAATCAGACCTGATCGATGCGGGTGCAGCCGTATTGGATATGGGAGCAGACGTAGAATGGATGAATCCGTTTGGATGGACAGCCCGTTTCCCATCTGGGTTTAAGGCATTGTCTTTCAGTCGATACATTCTAGATTGGCTGATTCATCGTCGTCTGTCGGAGTTCAGCAACATTCAAATTCTTGAAGCGAGCTATGTCACAGGCTTACTGACCAACTCAGACAAAACTGCTGTAACAGGTGCGATCGTGCGTCGTCGAGAAGGTGAGCATTCCGAGCAGGTACAGCAAGAAGAGCTTTCCGCAGATTTGGTGATTGATGCGAGCGGCTATAGTTCTCAAGCGCCCAAATGGTTAAAAGCGATCGGCTATGATGCCCCTGAAGAAACAGTCATCACAACTTCGATGGGCTATGCCAGTCGCCTCTATGAAATCCCTGCTGATTTTCAAGAAGACTGGAAAGGTGTGTACATTCAAGCAGATCCCCCAAAACGAACTTCAATGGGAGTGCTTTATCCGATTGAAAATAACCGTTGGATTGTCGGAGTCTGTGGGACGGCTCCTAATCGACCTTCTACAAATGAAGCTGAATTCCTAGAGGCTTTGAGAAATCTGCCGAGTCCACACATTTACAATGCAGTCAAAGATGCAAAGCCTGCAACTGCGATCGGCATTTATCATCCACCCGGAAATCGATTACGCCACTATGAACGTCTCAGCCGCCAACCGCAGGGATTTATTGCGTTAGGAGATTCTGTCTGCTCATTCACACCGATTTATGGACAAGGCATGACGGTAGCAGCATTAGGGGCTGTATTGTTGCAACAATGTTTGCAAGAAACCGCTTTAACCGAGCTACCAAGCCGTTTTCAAAAAGAGCTTGCCAGGGTTAATGTAACACCGTGGATTGCAGCGACCAGCCAAGATGCGAAATATCCCAGTGTGAAAGGGTTGACCCAGCCCCCAAGTCTGCCAGAAAAAGCGATCGGCTGGTATATGGATCGACTCATTCAGTTAACGACCAAAGAACCTCAAGTAACCTTGGTATTGTTTAATGTTTTTCACATGGTTCAGTCATCTGGTGCATTACTTCAGCCATCGATTCTGTTTCGAGTCATTCAACAACTGCTGACCCGCTCATTATCTAGAAAGTCGTCCAAAATTCAGGTCAGTACCAGCAGTATAACAAGTCGATGA